A stretch of Terriglobales bacterium DNA encodes these proteins:
- a CDS encoding protein kinase translates to MGANLLSKIGKYDVIDVLGKGGMGVVYKAQDPRIGRTVAIKMMTGAFAENPDLLQRFYREAQSTGILQHPNIVIVHDLGDLDGSPYLVMEYLEGEALDKLIASRRAVSLVEKLDIIIQACNGLHYAHQRNIVHRDIKPANIMVLKEGGIKIVDFGIARLGDNTLTRTGQVVGTISYMSPEQISAKLVDRRTDIFSAGVMLYELLTYTLPFDAPDTASTLLKIVNEDPPPLSSRLENAPPELEEVLQKALAKDRDERYQTAEDFAFDLGRVQEKLKRQLIDEHVATAKTLVAKSELPKAKELLLQVLRLESHHSVAKDLLAEVQQLLQKQQRNEQVRQLRSHAEEMFSQQLFTEGLSSLDQAIALDKTNAELLDLRKVMADAKAKREAAAEALRRAESAQQSGKLDNALALIEEALKKDPDNAQLKAMHSSLSAELAEQNRQQKVQGLLDEARKGIAARKFSQAFEVLQEAQKLDATLPEVHALLNLAQSGREQERKRRELQQFTTEIEDALNSDNFKLALEKAEAGLQKFPADPGLLKLKGMAEKQRESAEKRKFLEEQTSAARQLLDKGEAQKALEILEKALQKVPGEPRLQVLMAIVRDSAERQELEQRKSKVIAEAKDALRRKDYQKAVSILEAAHAVMEGAGEITDMLQFARDEAAQAARRQKVESVAQESQKLMGEGEYEQAIALLQATVGETKDEELGLLLTQAQRAADDERKKIDAAITRSKRLVEARKFDEAVGFLESQPKRFARSAEFCAALEGARGEQERLQSIVSALEKARAASGRGDFKAALEIVATCRKAHGETPEIAAATTEVESKRAGIAKTAVERAIRDARTLLLARQYAAVMKSLDGVADMLPHAPAELGNQVQSLRKEAASALERQKKGAQLDKVVTAESAASAAQQTMIAGSYEEPAAEPVPAPARSTAAPPAQHTMVAGSVAPAEAPAPAAAPAPAKAAAAPAPARHVPPPAPAPAASKNLKLILAAVAAVVVLALGFVVYQRLSGPPPATTYIEVNAVPWCTVKYLQPAKGRKIEVNQQTPVRVAVPPGDYTIVVAGPDGAERSDQVKASNEVPGAYNAVFEQIDVEKLLKSY, encoded by the coding sequence ATGGGGGCGAACCTTCTCAGCAAGATCGGGAAGTACGACGTCATTGACGTCCTGGGCAAGGGCGGCATGGGCGTCGTGTACAAGGCGCAAGATCCGCGCATCGGACGCACCGTCGCCATCAAGATGATGACCGGCGCGTTCGCTGAAAATCCCGACCTGCTGCAACGTTTCTACCGCGAAGCGCAGTCCACCGGAATCCTGCAGCATCCCAACATCGTCATCGTGCACGACCTGGGCGACCTGGACGGCAGCCCCTACCTCGTCATGGAGTACCTGGAGGGCGAGGCGCTCGACAAGCTGATCGCCTCCCGGCGCGCGGTATCGCTGGTAGAGAAGCTCGACATCATCATCCAGGCGTGCAACGGGTTGCACTACGCGCACCAGCGCAACATCGTGCATCGCGACATCAAGCCCGCCAACATCATGGTGCTGAAGGAAGGCGGCATCAAGATTGTGGACTTCGGCATCGCGCGCCTGGGCGACAACACGCTCACGCGCACCGGCCAGGTGGTGGGCACCATCAGCTACATGTCGCCGGAGCAGATCAGCGCCAAGCTGGTGGACCGCCGCACCGACATTTTCTCCGCCGGCGTGATGCTTTACGAGCTGCTCACTTATACGCTGCCGTTCGACGCGCCGGACACGGCTTCGACGCTGCTGAAGATCGTCAACGAGGACCCGCCGCCGCTTTCGTCGCGCCTGGAAAATGCCCCGCCGGAGCTGGAAGAAGTCCTGCAAAAGGCGCTGGCGAAGGACCGCGACGAACGCTATCAGACGGCGGAAGACTTTGCCTTCGACCTGGGGCGCGTCCAGGAAAAACTCAAGCGGCAGCTCATCGATGAGCACGTGGCCACGGCGAAGACGCTGGTCGCGAAGTCGGAATTGCCCAAGGCCAAGGAACTGCTGCTGCAGGTGCTGCGGCTGGAAAGCCACCACTCGGTTGCGAAGGACCTGCTCGCCGAAGTCCAGCAGCTGTTGCAGAAGCAGCAGCGCAACGAGCAGGTCCGCCAGCTGCGCTCGCACGCCGAGGAGATGTTCTCGCAGCAGCTGTTCACCGAAGGACTTTCTTCCCTCGATCAGGCGATTGCGCTCGACAAGACCAACGCCGAACTGCTCGACCTGCGCAAGGTCATGGCCGACGCCAAGGCGAAGAGAGAAGCGGCGGCCGAAGCGTTGCGGCGCGCCGAGTCGGCCCAGCAGAGCGGCAAGCTCGACAATGCCCTGGCGCTGATCGAAGAGGCGCTGAAGAAAGACCCGGACAACGCGCAGCTCAAGGCGATGCACTCCTCGCTCTCCGCCGAACTGGCGGAGCAGAACCGCCAGCAGAAGGTCCAGGGACTGCTCGACGAAGCGCGCAAAGGCATTGCGGCGCGCAAGTTCAGCCAGGCGTTCGAGGTCCTGCAGGAAGCGCAGAAACTCGACGCCACGCTGCCGGAAGTGCACGCGCTGCTGAACCTGGCGCAGAGCGGGCGCGAACAGGAGCGCAAGCGCCGCGAACTGCAGCAGTTCACCACCGAGATCGAGGACGCGCTCAACTCCGACAACTTCAAACTGGCGCTGGAAAAAGCCGAGGCCGGCTTGCAGAAGTTCCCTGCCGATCCCGGCCTGCTCAAGCTGAAGGGCATGGCGGAAAAGCAGCGCGAGTCGGCCGAGAAGCGCAAGTTCCTGGAAGAGCAAACCTCCGCGGCGCGCCAGCTGCTCGACAAAGGCGAGGCGCAGAAGGCGCTCGAAATCCTGGAGAAAGCGCTGCAAAAAGTTCCGGGCGAGCCGCGGCTCCAGGTGTTGATGGCGATCGTGCGCGACAGCGCCGAGCGCCAGGAACTGGAGCAGCGCAAGAGCAAGGTCATCGCCGAGGCAAAAGACGCGCTGCGCCGCAAGGACTACCAGAAGGCGGTCAGCATCCTGGAAGCGGCGCACGCGGTGATGGAGGGCGCTGGCGAGATCACCGACATGCTGCAGTTCGCGCGCGATGAAGCGGCACAGGCGGCGCGGCGGCAGAAGGTGGAGAGCGTGGCGCAGGAGTCGCAGAAGCTGATGGGCGAGGGCGAGTACGAGCAGGCCATCGCGCTGCTGCAGGCCACGGTGGGCGAGACCAAGGACGAAGAACTGGGACTGCTGCTCACGCAGGCGCAGCGCGCCGCCGACGACGAGCGCAAGAAGATCGACGCGGCCATCACGCGCAGCAAGCGGCTGGTGGAGGCGCGCAAGTTCGACGAAGCTGTCGGTTTCCTCGAGTCGCAGCCCAAGCGGTTCGCGCGCTCGGCGGAATTCTGCGCGGCACTGGAAGGCGCGCGCGGCGAGCAGGAGCGGCTGCAGAGTATCGTCAGCGCCCTGGAGAAAGCGCGCGCGGCCAGCGGGCGCGGCGACTTCAAGGCGGCGCTGGAAATTGTCGCTACCTGCCGCAAGGCCCACGGCGAGACGCCGGAGATCGCGGCTGCGACGACCGAGGTCGAGAGCAAGCGCGCCGGCATCGCCAAGACCGCCGTGGAGCGCGCCATCCGTGATGCGCGCACGCTGCTGCTGGCGCGGCAGTACGCGGCGGTGATGAAGTCGCTCGACGGTGTGGCCGATATGCTGCCGCATGCTCCGGCGGAGCTGGGAAACCAGGTCCAGTCGCTGCGCAAGGAGGCGGCCAGCGCGCTGGAGCGGCAGAAGAAAGGCGCGCAACTTGACAAAGTCGTGACCGCGGAGAGCGCGGCCTCGGCGGCGCAGCAGACGATGATCGCGGGCTCGTACGAAGAGCCGGCGGCCGAGCCCGTTCCGGCGCCGGCGCGCAGCACGGCGGCGCCGCCCGCGCAGCACACCATGGTGGCCGGAAGCGTCGCGCCGGCGGAAGCGCCTGCTCCAGCGGCTGCGCCGGCCCCGGCGAAAGCGGCCGCCGCCCCGGCGCCCGCGCGGCATGTTCCGCCGCCGGCGCCCGCGCCCGCCGCGTCGAAGAACCTGAAGCTGATTCTGGCAGCGGTCGCAGCCGTGGTGGTGCTGGCGCTCGGGTTCGTCGTGTACCAGAGGCTTTCCGGTCCCCCGCCGGCAACGACGTATATCGAAGTCAACGCGGTGCCGTGGTGCACGGTGAAGTATCTGCAGCCGGCCAAAGGACGCAAGATCGAAGTAAACCAGCAGACACCTGTGCGCGTGGCGGTTCCGCCGGGCGACTACACCATCGTGGTCGCGGGTCCCGATGGCGCCGAGCGCAGCGACCAGGTGAAGGCGAGCAATGAAGTTCCCGGCGCGTACAATGCCGTCTTCGAGCAGATTGATGTTGAAAAGCTACTCAAGAGCTACTAA
- a CDS encoding adenylate/guanylate cyclase domain-containing protein: protein MEPENSVTQIISASRMNPGMLAELEKFRRKVTVMFTDIKGSTSYFEKHGDIAGLMMVSECNELLEKAVQKQGGRVIKTIGDAIMATFDSARAGVLASVEMQKSLAGFNAPRPEQDWVTIRIGINVGTGIVKKNDVFGDVVNVASRVESVAQPEQIVISDAVHQEISTDPQFKLRHLGRFALKGKEEQRDLFEVVWQEKKLVANAAAVHTVVMSTQSSGLTAPSQLKVQQVKQDGSVGAEGALKDGQLTVGSAQGDLKFPGDPRLAPLHARFRLQGKQLVIEDLSGDSGGGVFVRLVGPYTLLDGDQVMMGNQVFRFREKAAAMAAAAATGTAISELSAILNEPVAEMVRIAPPDPEEMRFPLIDETVTWGRSKGTYTFPNDGFMSGAHCKIYQRGENFFLEDVGSRNGTFVRVRGAGPVPVGSSVKVGGQILRVVR, encoded by the coding sequence ATGGAACCTGAGAACAGCGTTACCCAGATCATTTCCGCGTCGCGGATGAACCCCGGCATGCTGGCGGAGCTGGAGAAATTCCGGCGCAAAGTCACCGTCATGTTCACCGACATCAAGGGCTCGACTTCCTACTTCGAGAAGCATGGCGACATTGCCGGGCTGATGATGGTGAGCGAGTGCAACGAGCTGCTGGAGAAGGCCGTCCAGAAGCAGGGCGGGCGGGTGATCAAGACCATCGGCGACGCGATCATGGCCACGTTCGACTCGGCCAGGGCCGGAGTGCTGGCGTCGGTGGAAATGCAGAAGAGCCTGGCCGGTTTCAACGCGCCCAGGCCGGAGCAGGACTGGGTGACGATCCGCATCGGGATCAACGTGGGTACCGGGATCGTGAAGAAGAACGACGTGTTCGGCGACGTGGTCAACGTGGCCTCGCGGGTGGAGAGCGTGGCGCAGCCGGAGCAGATCGTCATTTCCGACGCCGTGCACCAGGAGATCTCCACCGACCCGCAGTTCAAGTTGAGACACCTGGGCCGCTTCGCCCTGAAAGGCAAGGAAGAACAGCGCGACCTCTTCGAAGTGGTGTGGCAGGAAAAGAAGCTCGTGGCCAACGCGGCCGCGGTGCACACGGTGGTGATGTCCACGCAATCGTCGGGACTGACCGCGCCGTCACAGCTGAAAGTGCAGCAGGTGAAGCAGGACGGCTCGGTGGGCGCCGAGGGCGCGCTGAAGGACGGGCAACTCACAGTAGGCAGCGCGCAGGGCGACCTGAAGTTTCCCGGCGACCCGCGGCTGGCGCCGCTGCATGCGCGTTTCAGGCTGCAGGGCAAGCAGCTGGTGATCGAGGACCTGAGCGGAGATAGCGGCGGTGGCGTGTTCGTGCGGCTGGTAGGCCCGTACACGCTGCTGGACGGCGACCAGGTGATGATGGGCAACCAGGTGTTTCGCTTCCGCGAAAAAGCGGCGGCCATGGCGGCCGCGGCGGCCACCGGGACCGCCATCAGCGAGTTGAGTGCGATCCTGAACGAGCCGGTGGCGGAAATGGTGCGCATTGCGCCGCCCGATCCGGAAGAGATGCGGTTTCCCCTGATCGATGAGACCGTGACCTGGGGGCGCAGCAAGGGCACGTACACGTTTCCCAATGACGGATTCATGAGCGGCGCGCACTGCAAGATCTATCAGCGCGGCGAAAATTTCTTCCTGGAAGACGTGGGCAGCCGCAACGGCACTTTCGTCCGCGTGCGCGGCGCCGGGCCCGTGCCGGTGGGTTCCAGCGTGAAGGTTGGCGGGCAGATCCTGAGGGTGGTGCGGTAG